The Buteo buteo chromosome 3, bButBut1.hap1.1, whole genome shotgun sequence genome has a window encoding:
- the YTHDF3 gene encoding YTH domain-containing family protein 3 — protein sequence MSATSVDQRPKGQGNKVSVQNGSIHQKDAVNDDDFEPYLSSQTNQSNSYPPMSDPYMPSYYAPSIGFPYSLGEAAWSTAGDPPMPYLTTYGQMSNGEHHYIPDGVFSQPGALGNTPPFLGQHGFNFFPGNADFSTWGTSGSQGQSTQSSAYSSSYGYPPSSLGRAIADGQAGFGSDTLSKVPGISSIEQGMTGLKIGGDMTAAVTKTVGSALSSTGMTSIAANSVPPVSSSAPKPTSWAAIARKPAKPQPKLKPKGNVGIGGPAVPPPPIKHNMNIGTWDDKGSVVKAPPAQPVLPPQTIIQQPQPLIQPPPLVQSQLPQQQPQPQQPQQQQGPQQQAQPHQLQQQQLQNRWVAPRNRGVGFSQNNGAGSENFGLGVVSVSSSPSGVEVHPVLEKLKAINNYNPKDFDWNLKNGRVFIIKSYSEDDIHRSIKYSIWCSTEHGNKRLDAAYRSLNGKGPLYLLFSVNGSGHFCGVAEMKSVVDYNAYAGVWSQDKWKGKFDVKWIFVKDVPNNQLRHIRLENNDNKPVTNSRDTQEVPLEKAKQVLKIIATFKHTTSIFDDFAHYEKRQEEEEAMRRERNRNKQ from the exons ATGTCAGCCACCAGCGTCGACCAG AGACCTAAAGGACAGGGAAATAAAG TTTCAGTACAAAACGGTTCGATTCATCAAAAGGATGCAGTAAATGATGATGATTTTGAGCCATATCTAAGTAGTCAGACAAATCAG agTAACAGCTATCCACCAATGTCAGACCCATATATGCCTAGTTATTATGCTCCATCCATTGGATTTCCTTACTCTTTAGGCGAAGCAGCATGGTCAACTGCAGGCGACCCTCCAATGCCATACTTGACAACTTATGGACAGATGAGTAATGGCGAACACCATTACATACCCGATGGTGTATTTAGTCAACCTGGGGCATTAGGAAATACCCCTCCATTTCTTGGGCAGcatggatttaatttttttcctgggaatgCAGACTTCTCTACATGGGGGACAAGTGGATCTCAGGGACAATCAACGCAAAGCTCTGCTTACAGCAGCAGCTATGGCTATCCACCTAGTTCTCTTGGGAGAGCCATAGCAGATGGACAGGCTGGATTTGGCAGTGATACTCTGAGCAAGGTGCCTGGGATTAGCAGCATTGAGCAAGGCATGACTGGACTGAAAATTGGTGGAGATATGACGGCTGCTGTAACAAAAACTGTAGGTTCAGCTCTGAGCAGTACAGGTATGACAAGCATTGCAGCAAACAGCGTGCCCCCAGTTAGCAGTTCAGCACCTAAACCAACCTCGTGGGCTGCCATTGCAAGGAAGCCTGCTAAACCTCAGCCGAAACTCAAGCCTAAAGGTAATGTGGGCATTGGGGGCCCTGCTGTACCACCACCACCTATAAAACACAACATGAATATTGGAACTTGGGATGACAAAGGGTCAGTGGTAAAAGCACCCCCAGCCCAACCAGTACTGCCTCCTCAGACTATAATCCAGCAGCCTCAGCCATTAATTCAACCACCACCACTGGTGCAAAGCCAACTGCCTCAACAGCAGCCTCAGCCACAGCAACCACAACAGCAACAAGGACCTCAGCAGCAGGCCCAGCCTCACCAGTTGCAGCAACAACAGCTGCAAAACCGCTGGGTAGCTCCTCGTAATAGGGGTGTGGGCTTCAGCCAGAACAATGGAGCTGGTAGTGAGAACTTTGGTTTAGGTGTTGTATCTGTCAGCTCCTCACCTTCTGGTGTGGAAGTGCATCCAGTGCTGGAGAAACTAAAGGCCATAAACAACTACAATCCCAAAGATTTCGATTGGAATCTGAAGAATGGACGTGTGTTTATAATCAAAAGTTATTCAGAGGACGATATTCATCGCTCCATTAAGTACTCTATCTGGTGTAGTACTGAACATGGTAATAAGCGCTTGGATGCTGCTTACCGTTCCCTGAATGGAAAAGGCCCACTCTATTTACTCTTCAGTGTGAATGGCAGTGGACACTTTTGTGGAGTGGCTGAGATGAAGTCTGTTGTGGACTACAATGCATATGCTGGTGTCTGGTCTCAGGATAAGTGGAAGGGGAAGTTTGATGTCAAATGGATCTTTGTCAAAGACGTTCCCAATAACCAACTGCGGCATATTCGCTTGGAAAACAACGACAACAAACCGGTTACCAATTCGAGGGACACTCAAGAGGTACCCCTAGAAAAAGCCAAGCAAGTGCTTAAAATAATTGCTACTTTCAAGCATACCACCTCAATCTTTGATGACTTTGCACATTATGAGAAGCGtcaagaggaggaggaagccatGCGTAGG gagagaaatagaaacaaacaaTAA